The DNA sequence GGTTTTCATACCCGGATTCTACTCTATATCCACACTTCCGCTGATGAATACACTTCATGACATTTGTACTCAATATATACCGCAGCAAAATTAACAGTAGAAATTCGGGCTCACAAGTTTCGATTATTAGTATTTTTTGATAAATTACAAAATAATCGTTGACTTTTTTCCTAATTTCAGCTACATTATTAATTATGGAAGCTCTCAGCGATATTGACAAAATCATCCTCGCCGAACTGCAAAGCGACGCCCGCATCAGCAACGCCGAGTTAGCTCGCCGGGCTAACCTTTCTGCACCGGCGACGCTTGCGCGCGTGCGGCGGCTGGAAGAAGCAGGCATTATTCAAGGCTACGCTGCTCTGCTTGACCGGCAGCAAGTTGGCTACGATATGCTCTGTTTTGTCAGCGTTAGCCTGCAACTGCATGAAATTCATCAGGTGACGGGTTTTCACGAAGCGTTGCAGGAAATGCCCGAAGTGCTGGAATGCCACCACGTCACCGGCGATTATGACTACCTGCTCAAAGTCGTCGCCCACAACACCGACGATCTGGAAGATTTTCTCGTCAACCGCCTGACCCCTATCCCTGGCGTGGCGCGCATCCACACCAGCCTGGTGCTACGCGAAACGAAAGCGACGACGATACTACCGTTGAAATAACTGCTGCGCTGTTCACTTGAAATTTGATTTACCACGAAGACACGAAGGTCACGGAGTTTTTTTTTACAATAACACAGAGAATTTTTCCGTGTTCCCTAAAACCCATCTCTGTGAACTCTGTGTCTCCGTGGTTCAGATAAAATCACAAAAACTCATCGGAGGAAAAATGACCGAACACAAATATCGTACAATGGGCCAGCAATTTGGCCGCCGATCCTGGGCTGAACCCTGGAAAATTAAAATGGTCGAACCCATCCACATGATTACACGCGCCGAGCGCGAGAAAGCCGCCGCCGAAGCCGGATACAACACCTTCCTGATGCGCTCCGAAGATGTGTATATTGACCTGCTCACCGACAGCGGCACCAGCGCCATGAGCGACCGTCAATGGGCGGGTATTATGCTCGGTGATGAAGCCTACGCCGGAAGCCGCAACTTCTACCATCTTGAAGAAGCCATTCAGACCTATTACGGCTACAAACACATTGTCCCCACCCACCAGGGGCGCGGCGCCGAACATCTCATCAGTCAGGCCATCATCAAACAGGGCGACTACATCCCCGGCAATATGTATTTCACCACCACACGCCTGCACCAAGAGTTGGCGGGGGGTACCTTTGTGGATGTCATCATTGACGAAGCTCACGATCCACTTGATCCACATCTCTTCAAGGGCAATGTCAGCCTCGAGAAAATGAAAGTCCTCGTAGATAAAGTCGGCGCCGAAAACATCCCCTACGTCAGCCTGGCCGGTACGGTCAACATGGCGGGCGGGCAGCCGGTCAGCATGGCGAATGTTAAAGAATTGCGCGAATTTTGCAATAAGCACGGTATTGCTGTTTATCTCGACGCCACACGCATGTACGAGAACGCTTTCTTTATTCAGGAGCGCGAAGACGGTTATGCCGAAAAAAGCATCGCCGCGATTCTGCTCGAATTTTGCAGCTATACCGATGGGGCCTGGATGAGCGCCAAAAAGGATAATCTGGTCAATATTGGCGGCTGGCTGGCGGTGAATGATCCCGGTGTGGCTGAGAAGGCAAGGAACATGGTCGTAGTCTATGAGGGTTTGCACACCTACGGTGGCATGGCCGGGCGCGATATGGAAGCTCTGGCCATTGGCATCGCTGAAGGCGTGCAAGATGACCACGTAGCCTCGCGCGTGCGTCAGGTACGCTATCTCGGCAAGCTGCTGCTCGACTGGGACATCCCCATCGTCGAGCCGATTGGCGGACATGCCATCTTCCTCGATGCCAAGCGTTTTTACCCGCATATCCCCCAGGATCAATTCCCATCTCAGACTTTAGCCGCCCAACTCTATCTCGATTCCGGCGTGCGCTCGATGGAGCGCGGCGTCGTCAGCGCCGGGCGTGATCCCAAAACGGGCGAACATCGCTATCCCGCCCTCGAACTCACTCGCCTGACCATCCCGCGCCGCGTCTACACACAAGCCCACATGGATGTGGTCGCCGAGAGCATCAAAGCCATCTTTGACGAACGTGAGAGTACCAAAGGTCTCAAGATGGTCTACGAACCCGAATATCTGCGCTTCTTCCAGGCACGTTTCGAGATGATATAACAAAAAAATCCCCCGGAGTTTTTCAAACTCCGGGGGATTTTTTTGTTTGTTACCCCTTCACCACCGCCAACGGAACCAGCCGCGCCACCTTCTTCGCAATCCCCGCCCCAGTGACAGTATCCACAACCGCATCCACATCTTTATAGGCCGCGGGGGCTTCTTCGGCCAGTCCGGCCATCGAACCGGCGCGAATGCGAATGCCTTCTTTCTCCAGTGTATTGCGCAGGTCTTCTCCCCAAATCATTTTTTTAGCCTTGCTGCGGCTCATCGTGCGCCCGGCGCCGTGACAGGTAGAGCCAAACGAGCGCTGCATACTGCCATCAGTGCCCACCAACACCCACGAAGACGTGCCCATGCTGCCGGGAACCAGCACCGGCTGGCCGATCTGTTGATATTCTTCGGGCAAACCTTCATAGCCGGGGCCAAAGGCGCGCGTGGCACCCTTGCGATGCACACACACTTTCATGCGCTGACCTTCAACATCGTGCGTTTCGAGTTTGCCCATATTGTGTGCGATGTCATAGACCTGATACAGATTGGGGTTTTTCACGCGTCCGCCCAGTACTTCGATAAAGGCTTCACGCGCCCAGTGGGCTAACACCTGACGATTGACAAAGGCATAATTCGCCGCACAGCGCATAGCGCCCAAATAGGCTTCACCTTCCGGGGAATTCATCGGCGCACAGACGAGTTCGCGGTCGGGGAGTTGGATGCCATAACGTTTAACCGCACCCTGAAATTCACGCACATAATCCGAGCAAACCTGATGCCCAAAGCCGCGCGATCCACAGTGAATTTGCAGCGCCAGATGCCCTTCGTGCAGGCCCATCGCCAGCGCCGCTTCGTCGTCGTAGATTTCGGCGACCAGATCAACTTCGATGAAGTGATTGCCCGCACCGAGAGTGCCAATCTGCGTTAGGCCGCGTTTTTTAGCACGCGCGCTCACTTTGCGAAAATCTGCCCCCTTTAATTGGCCGCCTTCCTCGGTGCGGCGCACATCTTGCCGCGTGGCGTAGCCTTTGCTCAACGCCCAGCGTGAACCTTCGGTGCAGACGCGTTCCAATTGCTTTTCATTCAATTTCAAATGCCCACCCTTCCCCACACCGCTGGGGCAGTTTTTATCCAGCGCGGTGGCTAAATCATCCATATAGGGGCGCGCGGCTTCGTGTTCAATCTGTGAACCCAGCAGGCGCACGCCGCAGTTGATGTCGTAGCCGATCGCGCCGGGCGAGATGACACCATCGGGGTAGCGCGTGGCCGCCACGCCGCCAATCGGAAAACCGTAGCCCTGATGCATATCGGGCATCACGGTCACATGCCCAACCAGCCCCGGCAGCGTGGCCGCATTAACAGCCTGCTCCAGCGATTTATCGCGCATGGCATCGGTGAGTAGCCGCTCCGAGACAAAAATCCGCACCGGAACGCGCATATCCGCCCGAAAGGAGACCGGAATCTCCCACTCGTAGTCGCTAATCTTTTTCAAATCGCGCATCTGCACCATAATCCACCTCCAAGAAGCGTCAAACGTCAAACACAATATTTACTTCAATGCCTTTTTCTGTTGCGCGGATTTGCAGCCGATGATACGTTACTGCTTTGATTTC is a window from the Chloroflexota bacterium genome containing:
- a CDS encoding Lrp/AsnC family transcriptional regulator; this translates as MEALSDIDKIILAELQSDARISNAELARRANLSAPATLARVRRLEEAGIIQGYAALLDRQQVGYDMLCFVSVSLQLHEIHQVTGFHEALQEMPEVLECHHVTGDYDYLLKVVAHNTDDLEDFLVNRLTPIPGVARIHTSLVLRETKATTILPLK
- a CDS encoding tyrosine phenol-lyase; amino-acid sequence: MTEHKYRTMGQQFGRRSWAEPWKIKMVEPIHMITRAEREKAAAEAGYNTFLMRSEDVYIDLLTDSGTSAMSDRQWAGIMLGDEAYAGSRNFYHLEEAIQTYYGYKHIVPTHQGRGAEHLISQAIIKQGDYIPGNMYFTTTRLHQELAGGTFVDVIIDEAHDPLDPHLFKGNVSLEKMKVLVDKVGAENIPYVSLAGTVNMAGGQPVSMANVKELREFCNKHGIAVYLDATRMYENAFFIQEREDGYAEKSIAAILLEFCSYTDGAWMSAKKDNLVNIGGWLAVNDPGVAEKARNMVVVYEGLHTYGGMAGRDMEALAIGIAEGVQDDHVASRVRQVRYLGKLLLDWDIPIVEPIGGHAIFLDAKRFYPHIPQDQFPSQTLAAQLYLDSGVRSMERGVVSAGRDPKTGEHRYPALELTRLTIPRRVYTQAHMDVVAESIKAIFDERESTKGLKMVYEPEYLRFFQARFEMI
- a CDS encoding RtcB family protein, with protein sequence MVQMRDLKKISDYEWEIPVSFRADMRVPVRIFVSERLLTDAMRDKSLEQAVNAATLPGLVGHVTVMPDMHQGYGFPIGGVAATRYPDGVISPGAIGYDINCGVRLLGSQIEHEAARPYMDDLATALDKNCPSGVGKGGHLKLNEKQLERVCTEGSRWALSKGYATRQDVRRTEEGGQLKGADFRKVSARAKKRGLTQIGTLGAGNHFIEVDLVAEIYDDEAALAMGLHEGHLALQIHCGSRGFGHQVCSDYVREFQGAVKRYGIQLPDRELVCAPMNSPEGEAYLGAMRCAANYAFVNRQVLAHWAREAFIEVLGGRVKNPNLYQVYDIAHNMGKLETHDVEGQRMKVCVHRKGATRAFGPGYEGLPEEYQQIGQPVLVPGSMGTSSWVLVGTDGSMQRSFGSTCHGAGRTMSRSKAKKMIWGEDLRNTLEKEGIRIRAGSMAGLAEEAPAAYKDVDAVVDTVTGAGIAKKVARLVPLAVVKG